From Bacteroidota bacterium, a single genomic window includes:
- the pstA gene encoding phosphate ABC transporter permease PstA — translation MMLATAIIVSCLFSILYTIISKGIKGMNWDMVSRVPEGGFYIGKEGGILNAIIGSIYVAGGATLLSLLISIPIVLYINVYLNKDSKLVAFTRTSFDILFGVPSIVYGAFGFTLMVMLGLKTSLLAGIIVVTLLIIPIMVRTMDEVALLVPRELRDAVYSLGATRWETAKVIMRQVAPGILTAILLSFGRAIGDAACPLFTAGYTDSIPTSLSQPTATLPLAIFFQLSSPVEEVQTRAYAAALILTIIILTINVVIRIINKKLSKHKI, via the coding sequence ATGATGTTGGCCACAGCAATAATAGTTAGCTGTTTATTTTCCATACTTTATACCATCATTAGTAAAGGCATAAAAGGCATGAATTGGGACATGGTTTCGCGCGTGCCCGAAGGCGGCTTTTATATTGGTAAAGAAGGTGGAATTTTAAATGCCATTATTGGCTCAATTTACGTGGCCGGAGGCGCAACACTTTTAAGTTTATTAATCAGCATTCCCATTGTTTTGTATATCAATGTTTACCTGAATAAAGATTCAAAACTGGTTGCATTTACACGAACATCATTCGATATTTTATTTGGAGTACCGTCTATTGTTTACGGAGCTTTTGGTTTTACATTAATGGTGATGCTTGGGCTAAAAACTTCGTTGCTTGCCGGTATCATTGTAGTTACCTTATTAATTATTCCAATCATGGTGCGAACCATGGATGAAGTTGCATTGCTTGTTCCACGCGAATTACGCGATGCCGTTTATTCACTGGGTGCTACCCGCTGGGAAACTGCAAAAGTAATTATGCGACAAGTTGCTCCCGGAATTTTAACGGCAATCCTGTTATCGTTTGGTCGCGCTATTGGCGATGCAGCCTGCCCGCTCTTTACAGCAGGTTATACCGATAGTATTCCTACTTCGCTTTCGCAACCCACGGCAACTTTACCTCTAGCCATTTTCTTTCAGTTAAGCAGTCCGGTAGAAGAAGTACAAACGCGTGCTTATGCTGCAGCTTTAATCCTCACCATAATCATTCTTACTATCAATGTGGTGATACGTATCATCAACAAAAAATTATCGAAACACAAAATCTGA
- the pstC gene encoding phosphate ABC transporter permease subunit PstC yields the protein MYKLRILKDKIMSIIMQSLTGFALLLMFIIGGGLLYKAWPILSQNGLFNMLTSETWRPFKGQFGFLSYIMGTIWIAVIGISIAFPLCLLTGVYLSEYASNRIRSVVVPLIDLLAGVPPVVYGVWGVLTIVPFIGDTLAPHFVEYSSGYSVLAGGIVLSIMTFPLIISILREVFAAIPNELRDASLSLGATKWQTTKLVVIRKALPGIIAAVVLAISRALGETIAVLMVCGNIAAIPHSIFDSCYPLPALIANNYGEMLSVPMYESALMLAAFILFIIIVVFNAVSRLTLARLERRFKL from the coding sequence ATGTATAAACTTCGGATTTTAAAAGATAAAATAATGAGCATCATCATGCAAAGCCTTACCGGCTTTGCATTGTTGCTTATGTTCATTATTGGTGGTGGTTTACTTTATAAGGCATGGCCAATTTTATCGCAAAACGGTTTGTTCAATATGCTGACTTCCGAAACCTGGCGACCATTTAAAGGGCAGTTTGGTTTTCTGTCATACATTATGGGTACAATCTGGATTGCTGTTATTGGTATTTCCATAGCATTTCCACTTTGCCTGTTAACCGGAGTATACTTATCAGAATACGCTTCCAATAGGATTCGTAGTGTTGTGGTACCACTTATTGATTTACTTGCAGGAGTTCCTCCTGTGGTTTACGGTGTATGGGGAGTATTAACTATTGTTCCTTTTATTGGAGACACCCTGGCTCCACACTTTGTTGAATATTCATCGGGCTACAGTGTACTTGCCGGAGGAATTGTTTTGTCCATTATGACCTTTCCACTAATCATAAGCATCTTGCGCGAAGTGTTTGCTGCTATACCAAATGAACTTAGAGATGCCTCCTTATCATTGGGGGCAACCAAATGGCAAACTACAAAACTGGTAGTAATACGAAAAGCATTACCCGGTATTATTGCTGCAGTAGTGTTAGCTATATCGCGTGCACTTGGCGAAACCATAGCAGTACTAATGGTGTGTGGTAACATAGCAGCTATACCGCATTCCATTTTTGATTCTTGTTATCCATTACCTGCACTAATTGCAAATAACTATGGCGAAATGCTTTCAGTACCAATGTATGAATCGGCATTAATGCTTGCCGCGTTTATTTTATTCATCATCATAGTTGTATTTAATGCAGTGTCGAGGCTCACCTTGGCACGTTTAGAAAGGAGATTTAAATTATGA
- a CDS encoding extracellular solute-binding protein, translated as MKELKFTLLTALIIAICFAGKLSPSPKPVTGNITISGAFALYPVTVKWAEEFKKLNPGVKIDISAGGAGKGMTDVLSGMADIAMFSRDIYPEETKKGAYGVAVTKDAVVPTISALNPNFNELMKKGIKKQGFIDLFVTGNAKTWGQAAGIKSGAPVHVYTRSDAAGAAESWAKYLGKKQEDLLGVGVFGDPGLATAVKKDPVGIGFNNIVYVYDSKTKQQTNGVKIIPIDINNNGQIDANENFYDNIDQLIAAIATGKYPSPPARDLYFVTKGKPGNAAVIAFLKYVLTDGQKYVHEAGYVDLSKERLAKELDKLK; from the coding sequence ATGAAAGAGTTGAAATTTACACTATTGACAGCGCTAATAATTGCAATTTGTTTTGCAGGCAAATTGTCGCCAAGTCCCAAACCCGTTACCGGTAACATTACTATTTCGGGTGCTTTTGCTTTGTATCCGGTTACTGTAAAATGGGCCGAAGAATTTAAAAAATTAAACCCAGGCGTTAAGATTGATATCTCTGCAGGTGGTGCCGGCAAAGGCATGACTGACGTACTTTCAGGCATGGCCGATATTGCTATGTTTAGTCGCGACATTTATCCTGAAGAAACCAAAAAAGGTGCCTATGGAGTAGCGGTTACTAAAGATGCTGTTGTGCCAACAATCAGTGCATTGAATCCTAACTTCAATGAGCTGATGAAAAAGGGGATAAAGAAACAAGGGTTTATTGATTTGTTTGTAACCGGCAATGCAAAAACTTGGGGTCAGGCGGCAGGAATTAAATCAGGTGCACCGGTGCACGTTTATACGCGAAGTGATGCAGCAGGTGCTGCTGAGTCGTGGGCAAAATACTTAGGTAAAAAACAAGAAGACCTTTTAGGTGTTGGTGTTTTTGGTGACCCGGGTTTAGCAACTGCTGTTAAAAAGGATCCTGTTGGAATTGGCTTTAACAACATCGTTTACGTTTACGATTCCAAAACCAAACAACAAACTAATGGCGTTAAAATAATTCCAATTGACATTAATAACAATGGTCAAATTGATGCTAACGAAAATTTTTACGATAACATTGATCAGTTGATTGCGGCAATTGCAACCGGCAAATATCCATCACCACCTGCACGCGATTTATATTTTGTTACCAAAGGCAAACCTGGCAATGCCGCGGTGATTGCTTTTTTAAAATATGTTTTAACTGATGGTCAAAAGTATGTTCATGAAGCCGGCTATGTTGATTTATCTAAAGAACGCCTTGCAAAAGAATTGGACAAATTAAAATAA
- a CDS encoding alginate export family protein: MEKTFLKFITTCVFIGLSAVAVHAQSTDDLLNLLIGKNLLKQEEADSIRAETALKTQETPFDKTLSIDLEWRPRTEFRSGYQQMANDTTVPALFTNQRTRLTFGYDVVGKYNFQFSIQDIHTFGANDPRSTAGTIQIFEAYFEPMITKNFSIRIGRQRLMYDNQRLFAQNDWRQNANAHDALNFRWRNSNLKTELAAAWNQTNEGVAGTNFTPTDASGKLISNYKLLLVHYLNWKFTKALTLTTINSGDGYQDAKNPEKLLMRYTNGGRVEFEKGNLYITMSGYYQHGHNTSNRKIDAFYMQPEIKYTLKSNTIFRLGMEYMSGNDATNKTDTVDHSFVPLYGVAHRFNGYMDLYTRFPSDLNNAGLINPYFFIVQNLSKKTSLGFYFHQFYSQNKFVNSKKEVIDNNLGFEHDILFNYKPNPIINLEIGYSYYLPTASTVLIKKAKVDSEKTFQQWAYVMLTVKPQILKMKFNK; the protein is encoded by the coding sequence ATGGAAAAAACATTCTTAAAATTTATCACAACCTGTGTATTTATAGGTCTTTCAGCCGTTGCAGTGCATGCTCAATCAACAGATGATTTACTTAATTTGTTGATAGGGAAAAATCTTTTAAAACAAGAAGAGGCTGACTCAATAAGAGCGGAAACAGCGCTGAAAACGCAAGAAACACCATTTGATAAAACATTATCGATTGATTTAGAATGGAGGCCGCGAACGGAATTCAGAAGTGGATATCAACAGATGGCAAATGACACAACTGTACCAGCACTTTTTACAAATCAACGCACCCGCTTAACTTTTGGTTATGATGTTGTGGGGAAATATAATTTTCAATTTTCAATTCAGGATATACACACTTTTGGCGCTAATGATCCGCGATCTACAGCTGGAACCATACAAATATTTGAAGCATATTTTGAACCAATGATAACAAAAAATTTCTCAATACGTATAGGGCGACAAAGATTAATGTATGACAACCAAAGACTGTTTGCACAAAATGATTGGCGGCAAAATGCCAATGCACATGATGCTTTAAATTTTCGCTGGCGCAATAGTAATCTTAAAACTGAATTGGCCGCTGCATGGAATCAAACTAACGAAGGAGTTGCAGGTACCAATTTTACACCAACGGATGCAAGTGGCAAACTTATTTCAAATTACAAATTATTATTGGTGCATTATTTAAATTGGAAATTTACTAAAGCCTTAACTTTAACAACAATAAATAGTGGAGATGGGTATCAAGATGCCAAGAATCCAGAGAAGCTGCTGATGCGGTATACAAATGGCGGTAGAGTAGAATTTGAGAAGGGTAATTTGTATATTACCATGAGTGGTTACTACCAACATGGGCATAATACATCAAATAGAAAAATTGATGCGTTTTATATGCAGCCCGAAATCAAATACACCTTAAAATCAAATACAATTTTTCGGTTAGGTATGGAGTACATGAGCGGGAATGATGCCACCAATAAAACCGATACTGTGGACCATTCATTTGTACCGCTATATGGTGTTGCTCATCGTTTTAATGGTTACATGGATTTGTACACCAGGTTTCCAAGCGATTTAAATAATGCAGGTTTAATAAACCCGTACTTTTTTATCGTACAAAATCTTTCAAAAAAAACCAGCTTAGGTTTCTATTTCCATCAGTTCTATTCACAGAATAAGTTTGTAAATTCAAAGAAGGAAGTAATTGATAACAACCTTGGATTTGAACATGATATATTATTCAATTACAAGCCGAATCCAATCATAAATTTAGAGATAGGATATTCATATTACTTGCCCACTGCCTCTACCGTATTAATAAAAAAAGCTAAAGTTGATAGCGAAAAAACTTTTCAGCAATGGGCTTATGTTATGCTGACAGTAAAACCCCAAATACTAAAAATGAAATTCAATAAATAA